One SAR86 cluster bacterium genomic window carries:
- a CDS encoding cryptochrome/photolyase family protein, translating to MKILRVILGNQLFPISQINLSKDVPIFMAEDCGLCSYIKHHKSKIALFFSAMRSYRDQLKNNSYKVIYYDANNNFSTSYFEKLFDEVKSNKIKKIEIYEIEDKPFEKDFLEFCRTNNIEISFLPSPMFIDSRDSFKDFLGDKKFHLQANYYKQMRKKMNLLLEDNKPIGGKWSFDEDNRKKLPSAYEIPKLPTIKPYKEFSEISNVININFSNHPGELHSWMPHSYEQIVEWLEIFFKERFKEFGDYEDAIDKNEHFINHSVLSSSLNLGLITPEEVIDKSIAYAKKNDIPLNSLEGFIRQIIGWREFIRGIYQNYGDQMVKSNYWNHKNKLTAAWYVGSTGIEPLDEAIKGAQKYGYTHHINRLMILSNIMNLCNIDPNEIYKWFMEMFIDSSDWVMVPNVYGMGTFADGGIFATKPYICGSSYILRMSNFKKGDWCDIVDGLYWKFIEEKKDFFITNPRLSLMVRALEKLNPDRKKHIFECANNFINKVTQ from the coding sequence TAGAGTAATATTAGGGAATCAACTTTTTCCTATTTCCCAAATTAATTTATCAAAAGATGTGCCTATTTTTATGGCTGAAGACTGTGGCTTGTGTAGTTATATTAAGCATCACAAATCAAAAATAGCTCTGTTTTTTTCTGCAATGCGGTCTTATAGAGATCAGCTTAAAAATAATAGTTACAAAGTAATTTATTACGATGCAAATAATAATTTCTCCACATCTTACTTCGAGAAACTATTTGATGAAGTGAAGAGTAATAAAATTAAAAAAATTGAAATTTACGAAATCGAAGACAAACCATTTGAAAAAGATTTTTTAGAATTTTGCAGAACAAATAATATAGAAATAAGTTTTCTTCCAAGTCCTATGTTTATAGATTCTAGGGATTCATTTAAGGATTTTTTAGGCGATAAAAAATTTCATTTACAAGCTAATTATTACAAACAAATGAGAAAAAAAATGAATCTTCTTTTAGAGGATAATAAACCGATTGGAGGTAAGTGGAGCTTTGATGAAGATAATAGAAAAAAGCTCCCTTCTGCATATGAAATACCGAAGCTTCCAACTATTAAACCATATAAAGAATTTAGTGAAATAAGTAATGTTATAAATATTAATTTTTCAAATCATCCAGGCGAATTACATTCTTGGATGCCTCATTCTTATGAACAAATTGTTGAATGGCTAGAAATATTTTTTAAAGAGAGATTTAAAGAGTTCGGCGATTACGAAGATGCCATTGATAAAAATGAACACTTCATTAATCATTCTGTATTAAGTAGTTCGTTAAATTTAGGCCTAATTACACCTGAAGAAGTAATAGATAAATCTATTGCTTATGCTAAAAAAAATGATATTCCACTTAATAGTCTCGAAGGTTTTATTAGGCAAATTATTGGATGGAGAGAATTTATAAGAGGTATTTATCAAAATTATGGTGATCAAATGGTTAAATCAAACTATTGGAATCATAAAAATAAACTTACAGCTGCTTGGTATGTAGGTTCAACAGGTATAGAGCCTTTGGATGAAGCTATCAAAGGAGCACAAAAATATGGTTACACACATCATATAAATAGATTAATGATACTTTCTAATATTATGAATTTATGCAATATCGATCCAAATGAAATTTATAAATGGTTTATGGAAATGTTTATAGATTCATCTGATTGGGTTATGGTGCCCAACGTTTATGGCATGGGTACATTTGCAGATGGGGGTATTTTTGCAACAAAACCATATATCTGTGGCTCAAGCTACATCCTAAGAATGTCTAATTTTAAGAAAGGAGATTGGTGCGATATTGTTGATGGATTATATTGGAAATTTATAGAGGAAAAGAAAGATTTTTTCATTACTAATCCAAGATTATCATTAATGGTAAGAGCTTTAGAAAAGCTTAATCCTGATAGAAAAAAACACATCTTTGAGTGTGCTAATAACTTTATAAACAAAG